CTCCTATTTTAAAGGTAGCGGTGACGGCCGCTACGCCGTAAAGTTCCTCGTCTCGAAGACCACGGACCTGGACTACATCGTCACGGCCAACGAAAAAGAAGCATTGATCCTCGAAGACACCCTCCTTAAGAAACACAAGCCCCGCTATAACATCCGCCTTAAGGACGACAAGACCTACGTCTCGATAAAGATAACCACCACGGAAGTGTTTCCACGCATACTCGTAACGAGACGCGTGGTTAAGGACGGCTCCCGCTACTTCGGTCCCTATGCCTCGGCCGGTGCGGTACGTGAAACCGTTAAGTTCATCCGGCGCGTCTTTCCGCTCTGCGTCTGCACGCCGCACGAGTTCCGTAACAGGGTAAGGCCGTGCCTGGACTACCAACTCGGTATATGCTCCTCGCCCGCGACGGGGCTCATATCGAAGGACGATTACGCCGAGTTCGTCGAGGGGACCGTGATGTTCCTCGAAGGCAGGAACAGGGAGCTTCTGAGGAAGCTCAAGCGTAATATGAAAGAGGCGTCGGCCGCCCATTGCTTCGAGGAGGCCGCCGGGATAAGGGACAGGATACAGTCGATCGAGGCGATGCTCGAAGAGCAGAAGGTGGTCTCCACCACCGGCGTTGACCGGGACGTGTTCGCACTCGCAAGGGAGGAAGAAAAACTCGCGGTGCAGGCGCTGTTCATAAGGGAGGGCAGGCTCGTCGGCACGAGAGATTTTACCTTCGACGACACGGGACTTCCCGATGGAGAACTGCTCGGCTCTTTCCTCTCTCAGTTCTACCGTGGGGGGAAGTTCGTACCGGACGAGGTGCTCGTGCCGGCGCTTATCGAGGGGAGGGCGGCCGTGGCCGAATGGCTAACGGATAAGAAGGGCAGGAAGGTCGAGATACGGAACCCCGCGAGGGGAGGGAAGGTAAAGCTCATAAAGATGGCCGAGGCCAACGCCCGCGAGGCATTGAAGAAGGCAAAGGAGAGCGGCGAGGCCGTGGACGGCGTTACGGCGGAGATGAAGAGAAGGCTTCGCCTGAAGACCCTCCCCCGGACCATAGAGGCGTTCGACATATCGAACATAGGCGGCAGGGAGGCCGTGGGGGCCATGGTAACGTTCACCGGCGGCAGGGCCGACAAGAACCGCTACAGGCGCTATAAGATAAAGGGAGTGGCGGGGCCGGACGACTATGCGATGATGCACGAGGTACTCTCCAGGCGTTATGCCGATACGGAAAAAGCGGGGAAAACACCTCTGCCCGATCTGGTACTCGTGGACGGCGGCAAGGGCCAGCTCGGTATCGCGGTGAGCGTCATGCGCGAGCTCGGTATAGAGGGGGTCGAGCTCGCGGCGCTGGCCAAAGATAAGAACGATAAAGGCGAGCGTGTCTTCCGCCCCGGCGTGAAGGACCCCGTACTCTTAAGGGAGGGCTCGAAGGCCGACCTTCTCCTCCGGAGGATAAGGGACGAGGTCCACCGCTTCGCCGTCACCTACCACCGTAAGCTCCGGGGTAAAGCCGTCTCATCCGTTCTCGACCGCGTACCCGGCATCGGCCGCAAGAAACGGGCGCTCTTGTTTGAAAAGTTCGGCGACCTCGACGGTATCAGGAAGGCTTCTGTCGAGGAGCTTACCGCCATCCCCGGCATAACCGAAAAGATTGCAAGGGCGTTGAAGAAAGATTTAAAATAGTGTGGCGTGGGGCCTATCCCGAGCACAAAGGATATGTTGGAACGTTAGGAAAATGAAACTATCATTGGCGTTAACATTTGCTGCCCTTTTGTATTGCACTTCGATGTCTGTATCAGCAGAGCGCAATGTTGTCGTTGATATTGCCAATAGAACGATAGATGGGGTGGATATGAAGCTGGGGATGGGGGAAATTACCTCGATTGTCGGACAAAGTAGAGTTGTAAAGGAGATTGAATACTTGGAAGGCGATCCGTCGGATTTATATGTTATAGATTTTTACGGTCATAAAGTATACAGGCATTGGAATGGGATTTCTTTTACCGATTCGTTTTTCCAAACAAAAAAGGGGTTGAGAGTTGGCTCTACGATTTCCGAGTTTGATCGAGAGTACGGCGTTGGTGAACTATCGTGGAGTGAGGGCGCCGGCCACGTCGTTCGTTATTCGGCAAAAGAAACTACATTCGTCATTCTTACGCCTGGCGGCTGTATTACTTATCAGAATAAGGAGGTAACGATTAAGCGTCGCTATTGCAAGGCAACTGAGATATGGTTTGTAAATCGATCTATGTGAGTGCAGTTGCGTAGGCTGGCCCCCACCGTTCTTTT
This window of the Thermodesulfobacteriota bacterium genome carries:
- the uvrC gene encoding excinuclease ABC subunit UvrC — protein: MALDEKIKSLPPSPGVYMMKGPRGVVLYIGKAKNLRARVRSYFKGSGDGRYAVKFLVSKTTDLDYIVTANEKEALILEDTLLKKHKPRYNIRLKDDKTYVSIKITTTEVFPRILVTRRVVKDGSRYFGPYASAGAVRETVKFIRRVFPLCVCTPHEFRNRVRPCLDYQLGICSSPATGLISKDDYAEFVEGTVMFLEGRNRELLRKLKRNMKEASAAHCFEEAAGIRDRIQSIEAMLEEQKVVSTTGVDRDVFALAREEEKLAVQALFIREGRLVGTRDFTFDDTGLPDGELLGSFLSQFYRGGKFVPDEVLVPALIEGRAAVAEWLTDKKGRKVEIRNPARGGKVKLIKMAEANAREALKKAKESGEAVDGVTAEMKRRLRLKTLPRTIEAFDISNIGGREAVGAMVTFTGGRADKNRYRRYKIKGVAGPDDYAMMHEVLSRRYADTEKAGKTPLPDLVLVDGGKGQLGIAVSVMRELGIEGVELAALAKDKNDKGERVFRPGVKDPVLLREGSKADLLLRRIRDEVHRFAVTYHRKLRGKAVSSVLDRVPGIGRKKRALLFEKFGDLDGIRKASVEELTAIPGITEKIARALKKDLK